The following are encoded together in the Desulfococcus multivorans genome:
- a CDS encoding carbon-nitrogen family hydrolase, protein MTTPATFKVGFIQFDILTGEVSGNMTEAERHLEHLGDAGVAMAVLPEMWSCGFDNANLARHAESTPRILDRLSKTAIRHRMVIAGSLPEVAEGRIYNTLYLLDADGRIAGTYRKIHLFSVAGEHKHFSAGTRSVVCDTALGPVGLMICYDLRFPELCRALALKGARIVVVPAQWPDIRIEVWDVLARARAMENQIYIIGANRCGVENETRFPGHSIIVDPGGSVLAWAPDGDTRTDTAVVDLPHLERIREKVPALNERMPEAYVT, encoded by the coding sequence GTGACGACGCCCGCAACATTCAAGGTCGGATTCATCCAGTTCGACATCCTGACGGGCGAGGTCTCGGGCAATATGACCGAGGCGGAAAGGCACCTCGAGCATCTGGGCGATGCAGGGGTTGCCATGGCCGTGCTTCCGGAGATGTGGTCCTGCGGGTTCGACAACGCGAACCTTGCCCGCCACGCCGAAAGCACGCCGCGTATCCTCGATCGGTTGTCGAAAACGGCAATTCGTCACCGCATGGTGATCGCCGGGTCTCTGCCCGAAGTCGCCGAGGGCAGGATATACAACACCCTTTACCTGCTGGACGCCGACGGCCGGATCGCCGGAACCTACCGGAAAATTCACCTCTTCTCGGTCGCGGGTGAACACAAGCACTTCAGTGCCGGAACCCGGAGCGTGGTCTGCGACACCGCCCTGGGTCCGGTGGGCCTCATGATCTGCTACGATCTGAGATTTCCGGAACTCTGTCGCGCCCTCGCCCTCAAGGGTGCCCGCATCGTGGTGGTCCCTGCACAGTGGCCCGATATCCGCATCGAGGTATGGGACGTTCTGGCCCGGGCCCGAGCCATGGAAAACCAGATCTATATCATCGGCGCCAATCGGTGCGGCGTTGAAAACGAAACCCGGTTTCCAGGCCATTCCATCATCGTCGACCCCGGCGGAAGCGTTCTGGCCTGGGCTCCCGACGGCGATACCCGGACCGACACGGCGGTTGTGGATCTTCCACACCTTGAACGGATCCGGGAAAAAGTGCCGGCGTTGAATGAAAGAATGCCCGAGGCTTATGTCACCTAA
- the icd gene encoding isocitrate dehydrogenase (NADP(+)) produces MGKKITKNGDGSLNVPDNPVIPFIEGDGIGPDIWHAARMVMDGAVAVAYGDSRGIDWLEVDAGEKGYRRTGEWLPDKTLETIEAHVVAIKGPMTTPVGKGIRSLNVAIRQKLDLYACVRPVKYIDPVPSPMKDPKDVNMVVFRENTEDLYAGIEFESGTAEARALIDFLREKTGADLAPDTGIGIKPISPGNTKRLVAAAIRYALDNRLPSVTLMHKGNIMKYTEGAFRKWGYEAALEQFGDQTLTEAELWEKYDGVPPSGKVVIKDRIADMLFQQILLRPAEYSVIATPNLNGDYISDALAAQVGGLGMAPGANIGDTCAVFEATHGTAPKYTGLDKVNPGSLILSGAMMLDYMGWREAAALIRDGISAAIKAGTVTYDLARQIEGATEVKCSEFARKIIEKMAGK; encoded by the coding sequence ATGGGAAAGAAGATCACGAAAAACGGCGACGGCAGCTTGAACGTTCCGGACAACCCGGTAATCCCGTTTATCGAGGGTGACGGCATCGGCCCCGATATCTGGCATGCCGCCCGAATGGTCATGGACGGCGCCGTCGCCGTCGCCTACGGGGATAGCCGCGGCATCGACTGGTTGGAGGTGGATGCCGGAGAGAAGGGGTACCGACGGACCGGCGAATGGCTGCCCGACAAAACCCTCGAGACCATCGAGGCTCACGTAGTGGCAATCAAGGGCCCCATGACAACGCCGGTGGGCAAGGGCATCCGCAGTCTGAACGTCGCTATCCGACAGAAGCTCGATCTCTACGCCTGCGTTCGACCGGTAAAATACATCGACCCGGTGCCCAGTCCCATGAAGGACCCGAAGGATGTGAACATGGTGGTCTTCCGGGAGAACACCGAGGACCTCTATGCCGGTATCGAATTCGAGTCCGGTACGGCGGAGGCCCGGGCCCTCATCGACTTCCTCAGGGAAAAGACCGGGGCGGACCTTGCGCCGGATACGGGCATCGGCATCAAACCCATCAGTCCAGGGAACACCAAACGTCTGGTGGCCGCAGCCATCCGATATGCCCTCGACAATCGCCTGCCCAGCGTCACCTTGATGCACAAGGGCAACATCATGAAATACACCGAGGGCGCTTTTCGAAAATGGGGGTACGAAGCGGCACTGGAACAATTCGGCGACCAGACCCTCACCGAGGCCGAACTCTGGGAAAAGTACGACGGCGTTCCGCCCTCAGGTAAGGTCGTCATCAAGGACAGGATCGCGGACATGCTGTTCCAGCAGATTCTTCTCAGGCCGGCCGAATATTCGGTGATCGCCACCCCCAACCTCAACGGGGATTACATCTCCGACGCCCTGGCGGCCCAGGTGGGCGGTCTCGGGATGGCACCGGGCGCCAATATCGGGGATACCTGCGCGGTCTTCGAGGCGACCCACGGCACCGCCCCCAAATACACGGGGCTCGACAAGGTCAATCCCGGATCCCTGATCCTTTCCGGCGCCATGATGCTGGACTACATGGGGTGGAGGGAGGCGGCCGCCCTGATACGGGACGGCATCTCCGCGGCCATCAAGGCCGGCACCGTCACCTACGACCTCGCACGTCAGATCGAGGGAGCCACGGAGGTCAAATGCTCTGAATTCGCCCGGAAAATCATTGAAAAAATGGCGGGGAAGTGA
- the rlmB gene encoding 23S rRNA (guanosine(2251)-2'-O)-methyltransferase RlmB, protein MKTEILFGIHPVRETLRAGRREFGILYLARTRSGDRAETLAETAASHGASVRRVAPEKLRALTGSEFHQGVAAEVGPYPLVPVSELADRPDPFLLVIDSVVDPRNLGALIRTALCAGVDGVILPKDRAAAPTPVVSKASAGAMEHIRISLATNLARTLVDLKEMGLWIFGTAVDGARSVFKTEFTGPIAIVVGGEEKGIRPLVQRQCDHLITIPQKGPINSLNASAAGAVVMYEAFRQRTTPAVGCGPQKKMLSHND, encoded by the coding sequence ATGAAAACGGAAATCCTTTTCGGTATTCATCCCGTCAGGGAGACGCTCCGGGCCGGCCGCCGCGAGTTTGGGATTCTCTATCTCGCCCGCACCCGATCCGGTGATAGAGCGGAGACCCTGGCGGAGACCGCGGCGTCCCATGGAGCATCGGTCCGGAGAGTCGCGCCGGAAAAACTCCGCGCCCTGACCGGCTCGGAATTTCACCAGGGCGTCGCCGCCGAGGTCGGACCTTATCCGCTGGTGCCTGTGTCCGAACTCGCTGACCGCCCCGACCCCTTTCTCCTGGTCATCGACAGCGTGGTGGACCCCCGCAACCTGGGGGCATTGATTCGAACAGCCCTGTGCGCGGGCGTAGACGGCGTGATTCTCCCCAAGGACAGAGCCGCCGCCCCCACACCCGTCGTGTCCAAGGCCTCGGCCGGAGCGATGGAGCACATCCGCATCTCCCTGGCAACCAATCTGGCCCGGACACTTGTGGATCTCAAGGAAATGGGCCTGTGGATTTTCGGGACGGCCGTGGACGGAGCCCGCTCTGTTTTCAAGACAGAGTTCACCGGGCCCATCGCCATCGTCGTCGGTGGAGAAGAAAAAGGCATTCGTCCCCTTGTTCAGCGACAATGCGATCATCTCATCACGATTCCCCAGAAAGGGCCCATCAACTCATTGAACGCCTCCGCCGCCGGAGCGGTGGTGATGTACGAGGCGTTCCGGCAACGCACCACACCGGCCGTCGGCTGCGGTCCCCAAAAAAAGATGTTGTCTCATAACGATTAA
- the gmk gene encoding guanylate kinase, with product MNDSTVEAPARRQGNLFIVSAPSGAGKTTLCRAALSHFSDIYYSVSHTTRPPRGEERDGIDYFFIPKAEFLQGIAAGRWVEWAEVHDNFYGTSRELLEKHLAEGRDVLLDIDVQGMTQIVGQYPESVTIFIMPPSLEALRTRMESRGADTAPVIEKRLKNAEKEIGARDRYQHVIVNDRLPEAIEALIALISACRARTQGLES from the coding sequence GTGAATGATTCGACCGTTGAAGCGCCGGCTCGGCGACAAGGGAATCTATTTATCGTATCGGCGCCGTCCGGCGCCGGCAAGACCACGCTGTGCCGGGCAGCGCTGTCCCATTTCAGCGACATCTATTACTCCGTGTCCCACACCACCCGTCCTCCCCGGGGAGAGGAGCGGGACGGCATCGACTATTTCTTCATCCCGAAAGCGGAATTTCTCCAGGGCATAGCCGCGGGACGCTGGGTCGAGTGGGCCGAGGTCCACGACAATTTTTACGGAACATCCCGGGAACTTCTGGAAAAACACCTGGCCGAAGGCCGGGACGTCCTCCTCGACATCGATGTCCAGGGAATGACCCAGATCGTCGGGCAGTATCCCGAAAGCGTCACCATTTTCATCATGCCGCCGTCCCTCGAAGCCTTGAGGACCCGGATGGAATCCCGGGGCGCCGATACCGCACCCGTTATTGAAAAACGGCTCAAAAACGCCGAGAAGGAGATCGGCGCCAGGGACCGGTATCAACATGTGATCGTCAACGATCGACTGCCGGAGGCGATCGAGGCGTTGATCGCCCTCATATCAGCCTGCCGAGCCCGCACTCAGGGCCTGGAATCCTGA
- a CDS encoding DUF370 domain-containing protein — protein sequence MEQTLLNIGFGGTVVADRVVAIVSPNSAPMKRLKDEAKEDRRLVDATHGRRTRSIIIMDSNHIVLSAIQAETVSQRYEAAIREAKAKS from the coding sequence ATGGAGCAGACCCTGTTGAACATTGGATTCGGCGGCACCGTCGTGGCGGACCGGGTGGTCGCCATCGTATCCCCCAACTCGGCACCGATGAAGCGCCTCAAGGATGAAGCCAAGGAGGATCGGCGTCTGGTGGACGCCACCCATGGGCGCCGGACCCGCTCCATCATCATCATGGACAGCAATCACATCGTCCTGTCGGCCATCCAGGCGGAAACCGTCTCTCAACGCTACGAGGCCGCCATCCGGGAAGCCAAAGCCAAATCATGA
- a CDS encoding YicC/YloC family endoribonuclease, whose translation MTAFARAERSEAALTVSVELRSYNSRYQDILLKLPQAYLPLEEKAKGLISQAMSRGRIEARIQIRDNDDEACAFEVDEMMAKAYYRSLVRLIERFHLKTDISLEHLVQMPGLVKPAETEKDVSVCWSVLGPCLSQALSDLDAMKTKEGDFLAGDFGARLTAIEGVLAEIKQDAEGLLPIYRDRLKDRIEALTQGMVEIDPARIAQEAAFLADRSDISEEIIRAESHIRQFRAIMAGDEPAGRKLNFLLQEFNREFNTIGSKTGNADVSHRVVWLKSELEKIREQVQNVE comes from the coding sequence ATGACTGCATTTGCAAGGGCCGAACGCTCGGAGGCCGCCCTGACCGTATCCGTTGAACTCCGCTCATACAACAGCCGTTACCAGGATATTCTCCTTAAACTACCCCAAGCCTATCTCCCCCTCGAGGAAAAGGCCAAGGGGCTGATCTCTCAGGCCATGTCCCGAGGTCGAATCGAGGCCAGAATCCAGATCAGAGATAACGACGATGAAGCATGCGCCTTCGAGGTCGATGAAATGATGGCCAAGGCCTACTATCGATCCCTGGTCCGTCTCATCGAACGGTTCCACCTCAAAACGGACATTTCTCTGGAGCACCTGGTCCAGATGCCGGGTCTCGTCAAACCGGCGGAAACCGAAAAAGACGTATCGGTCTGCTGGAGCGTGCTGGGGCCCTGCCTGAGCCAGGCCCTGTCGGATCTGGACGCCATGAAAACCAAGGAGGGCGACTTTCTGGCCGGGGACTTCGGAGCCCGTCTCACCGCCATCGAGGGTGTTCTTGCCGAAATCAAGCAGGACGCGGAAGGGCTTCTCCCCATTTACCGGGATCGCCTCAAAGACCGCATCGAAGCGCTGACCCAAGGCATGGTGGAAATCGATCCTGCGCGGATCGCTCAGGAAGCGGCGTTTCTGGCGGATCGAAGCGACATTTCCGAGGAGATCATCCGGGCCGAAAGCCATATCCGGCAATTCCGGGCCATCATGGCCGGGGATGAGCCCGCGGGGCGGAAGCTCAACTTTCTGCTCCAGGAATTCAACCGTGAATTCAACACCATCGGGTCAAAAACCGGAAACGCCGATGTATCGCATCGCGTCGTCTGGCTGAAATCCGAACTTGAAAAAATCCGGGAACAAGTACAGAATGTGGAATAA
- a CDS encoding DUF4416 family protein gives MSIPHPPAPAKLVIGLFMKERTLIRPLTEILVSRFGPLDMVSPWLDFDFTGYYAAEMGAPLFRRLMTFKTLISQERLPEIKLATNDIENRFAEIGRRRVNIDPGYLLLERFVLATGKNFTHRIYIGRGIYADLTLIYTRGNFQTLPWTYPDYRDSKMIRHLHQIRYRYTIDLKATSP, from the coding sequence ATGAGCATACCCCATCCTCCCGCGCCGGCAAAACTGGTCATCGGCCTTTTCATGAAAGAGCGAACCTTGATCCGACCCCTGACGGAAATCCTGGTATCCCGCTTCGGGCCCCTGGATATGGTCAGCCCGTGGCTGGATTTCGACTTCACGGGCTATTATGCGGCGGAGATGGGCGCGCCTCTGTTCCGACGCCTGATGACATTCAAGACCTTGATTTCCCAGGAACGGCTGCCGGAAATCAAGCTCGCCACCAACGACATCGAAAATCGCTTTGCCGAGATCGGACGCCGCCGGGTCAACATCGATCCCGGCTATCTGCTCCTGGAACGATTCGTTTTGGCCACCGGAAAAAATTTTACCCATAGAATTTACATCGGTAGAGGCATCTATGCGGATCTGACGCTGATCTACACCAGGGGAAATTTTCAGACACTACCATGGACGTATCCTGATTACCGGGATTCGAAGATGATTCGCCATCTCCATCAGATCCGCTACCGCTATACCATCGATTTGAAAGCGACTTCGCCATGA
- a CDS encoding Trm112 family protein: protein MAINKELLDILACPKCKGDIRLTEAENGLICDHCKLLYEIKDDIPIMLIEEAKPITD from the coding sequence ATGGCGATCAATAAGGAACTGCTCGATATTCTGGCCTGTCCGAAGTGCAAGGGGGACATCCGGCTCACGGAAGCCGAAAACGGTCTCATCTGTGATCACTGCAAACTGCTATACGAGATCAAGGACGACATTCCCATCATGCTCATCGAGGAGGCCAAACCCATTACCGATTGA